In Aedes albopictus strain Foshan chromosome 3, AalbF5, whole genome shotgun sequence, the following are encoded in one genomic region:
- the LOC109397098 gene encoding trypsin 3A1 yields the protein MKFVVLCVAIAAVGVLSAPPELPQRPRPWKTPSVLLERLNPNTSGRIVGGFKVTIEDVPYQVSLRNWSGFHICGGSIISPRWILTAAHCAPTSANPFSTIMVGSADRKQGKVFKLKRIISHPLYDPNTVDYDFSLLELREDMPFDSTRAPIPLPEQDESLAEGALCRVSGWGDTMSWTESTSMLRATDVPSIDQDRCSDAYTNFGGITPRMICAGYWEGGKDACQGDSGGPLVSNGKLVGVVSWGYGCALEGFPGVYARVAAVRDWIRKESGL from the exons ATGAAGTTTGTTGTACTCTGCGTAGCCATCGCTGCAGTCGGTGTCTTGAGCG CTCCCCCTGAACTGCCTCAACGACCACGTCCCTGGAAGACCCCGTCCGTTCTCCTGGAACGCTTGAACCCCAACACAAGCGGACGAATCGTCGGCGGATTCAAAGTGACCATCGAAGATGTCCCCTACCAGGTATCGCTTCGGAACTGGTCCGGCTTCCACATCTGCGGCGGTTCCATCATCAGCCCGCGATGGATCCTAACAGCTGCCCACTGCGCTCCCACTAGCGCCAACCCCTTCAGCACCATCATGGTCGGATCCGCGGACCGCAAGCAAGGCAAGGTCTTCAAACTGAAACGGATAATCTCCCACCCCCTGTACGACCCGAACACCGTGGACTACGATTTCTCCCTGCTGGAACTCCGCGAGGACATGCCTTTCGACAGCACCCGAGCTCCCATCCCTCTCCCCGAGCAAGACGAATCCCTCGCCGAGGGAGCTCTCTGCCGGGTATCCGGATGGGGCGACACGATGAGCTGGACCGAGTCAACCAGCATGCTCCGGGCTACGGACGTCCCGTCCATCGATCAGGACCGCTGCTCCGATGCGTACACCAACTTCGGAGGCATTACACCGCGGATGATCTGCGCCGGGTACTGGGAGGGCGGCAAGGACGCCTGCCAAGGTGACTCCGGAGGTCCCCTCGTCAGCAACGGAAAACTGGTGGGAGTGGTTTCCTGGGGCTACGGATGCGCCCTGGAAGGCTTCCCCGGAGTGTACGCCCGGGTGGCAGCCGTACGCGACTGGATCCGCAAGGAAAGTGGCCTGTGA